CCAAGCTGCTTAATCAGGCCGAAGTCCTTTGAGTATGTATGGCAGAAGACATAATGTGACCTGACAATATTGAGTGGAGGACAAAAATACATGTGTGATACCCATGTGACCTTGGGAACCTCCAATTTAATGATTGATTCAGCAGAGGAAGGAGAACTCCCTGAAGACCTTCTCCATGGAGTTAGAATCACTAAAGGCATGCCATTCATCAAAATGAAAGCCGGTTATTTGTTCAAGAATATAAATAAGATTCTTTTAGTTTGTATTCCTGGCTTTTTACTTGTCTCTTTATCTCTATACATGTCCACAGGGCAAATAGAATCACACCCTGGTGTTTCTAGAAACAAAGGAGACAGATAACCGAAATGCATCGCCCTGCAGCCCTGCATAACACATCTCACATCTCACCCAGCTGTACTTGAAATGTTTATGCCATGCTTTTCATCTTACACTTCATTGCCTACTGTACATACTATAATCACATCCCAGCCATCTGCTTATGAAGCTGAAATAGGTTATGGCAGTCTTGGAAAACCACTGTGCTTATGAAGGGATGGTATAGTAAAAACATACACGATTCCAGTAGTTTTGATGAAGCCCAATAGTTAGTGGACAAGCAAGTGTAAGTCCTGTAGTGGAAAATCCCCACGAACCCTGTCGACCAGGCTTCCCGTTCAGGCCTGACAGCCCAAGTCCTCGTCTGTAGACTTCTATTGAAATGCACATTGTACCCAAAGGCGTCAATACTGGATGCACAGATCCTTAAGATCATTATCATCTCAAAAGCGTGCTTTTTTCTGCATGCCTACGTCGCAGAATTTTCCAGATGCTCTTGCACAAATGCATGCTGACATTAAGGCAGCAAAGTGCATGGGCATCTTCTGAGAAATGCTTCGCAGCACATGTTTGTGTCATCGCAAGAGGCAAATGCTTCACAAGCACATTGCACAGCTTGGGATTGCAATGCTTGGCTTTTAGCACTTTGCCATTTTTACTCTGAGAATGATGGATATGGAATATGAATGCTCAGTGACATGATGACCCAACAAAACAGCTGCCATCAGTGTACATCCCCCCCACTCCCTCCTCTTgctcacatacatacacatacacacacactcaaccatCATCCCCAAAGTATAGATCTATTCAACCAAAGCGCATCATAGAATATGAAGCCACATGGCGAATGTTACAACTATTGAAAGGAACGCCTGAATCACTAatcaaaaagttaaaaaaaggcATTTCTATTCACAccagaattaattaaaatgttttagcCCAATGCTCAAGGCTACATTGCATAATTAATTCTGATGGCAGTGGATTTTCTCTGTTGTGAAACAGTCAGATGTGGTTTGCAGCTGAGgtctttttaaacatttctaataggaaaagaaaaagaatgaatgagcaTGACAGGAGCAGCGAGACCAATGGGTAAAATAATAGCCTAATCAAATGCTTAAAAGTCACTTCTCTCATCATCAACTATCACAGACTAAGTAAAGTTTTCAAGTTGGAGAGTCACAATCGTGGCTCAGGCAAAGTGAGCCACAAAGGAGCTAAAGTGAGACGTGATATATGAGCCTTAAAGGGTCATGACAACATGTTGAAAGTTTAACAGCTTCAAAGGAAAACCTCTGACAAGTGTTAAGAGATTTAAAAAGAGATCTCTGGTCTTGTTTTCACTGTCAACTCTCTTGTCAACTCAAATCATCAGTTGATCGCTAATGAAAACAAACGCAGGAGTGGCTTTTCTTAACTTCTGTTACTGTTGATTTGGAGGGCTGGAAGTTACAGCACAATATGGGTAACTTTTTAACagaattaatgtaatttatagACACACTGTTCAAGGTTTATGCAGTATGGCTCTGACTTTTGAATCCCTTCTTTCCCATTAACATGCTAAGAAGTGCATATCACACATATTGTAATTGGTAGATTTAATTCAAAATTGATTTCTGCACCACCCAAAAAATGAACTCGCTTGACATAATTATGCATGAAACTGCATAATTTAGTTATCAATCAGACGCCGTTCCGGATCATTCGAGCCCACTTTAACCCCTGCGTGTGAAATTGGTCGCTCGGAGTgataaacccacagagaatGCGACTGCAAGAGGCTTTATAGTGTCTTTCTGTTCTATGTTCCAGTTTTCCAGCCTGCAACATTACTGCCttggttcagtctcactgctctcatcagtCCTGTTTTGGGGGTCAGCAGGCAGCTGATTTCTGTGTAAGAGCTCCGATTGATAATGTTGATCCGTAtcagctggatgtgtaaatgaaCAACTGCTGGCTAACAAGTTTCCACTataaaggtgataatatgtcagtatttttcacagcttgtttctgctgtccccaagtggccaaaaataaTTTCAGGTTTAACTTTgtaagaattaaataaaatacaatacgtATAAGATGAATAAAAAAGGTGTTGTAAATGTGGCTCTTAACAAGTGGTGATTGTGTTATCATTGCTCAAGTTTCCTTTTAATTCTGGTTAACCATGTCATTAGTTGAACAGTAAAAAGTAATCCCATCACAGTTTGTCTATAGATTAAGACAAACAGTATTTAATCATCCAAACATATGAGCAGCAACATGCAGAGACGCGTCTTCATTGTATATTTTTAATCTTGTTGCTACTGTAATTATCACATTATAAGGTTAGCAGGTAATACTGACTGATCAATGCCAGCCTCTGAAAGCAGATTGCCGGAAACTGATACAGAAACCAGCGTTATTCATTTGAGTACTCCAATTGATGCAGAGAGAAACTGCCATTGTTCACTATCTCCGTGAGACATCAAGCTATCAAAGACCCTTAAGTGTTAATCTCTCAAACATGTATTTCTTATCAGTGAGGGCTGGCAGTGACAGTGTTGTGTTCATGTGCTAATCAGCTAAGTGCAAAGGTAAACACGAACATCTGTTAACATACCACATGTGGCAGGCTGTCACCAGAGGTTGACGCAATCGTTCCTGTAACTTCACCAGTCTGTattgcatactgtatatttattaatgCAGTATATATCTCCTCAATAATGCCATTATCTCTCCATTAAGTTTGACTCATTAAATTTCAGCAGTTTCACTTGATTGATTTtaactgacatttaaaatgatcatCATTTTCAGAAAGACAATGTATTATATACAAATCATGTCCACATACCACAATTATATACCTGTTTATTACATTGTTTCGGAACATTTTGTGGTATGATTGGTTTAATCGCACATTGTTATAGTCAACAAGGTCACTACATTTCAATATTTGATGCTTGATGATACATTCTGTTCTTCTGAAGTAAATCAGAAGTGGTTGTTGTCATTATTATTCAGTGGCAGCAATTGTCTCAGATTGCATTGCCTTCAATCAAATGCAGCCTCCACAGCGTTTAAGTTGCTAAACCAGCCCAACAATCAGTGCAGCTATGTGGTCTGGTGGCTATTCGTAGGCCTTTTGTCTGATATGAAAGGGATAAAAACGAGGGAGTTGATTAAACAAACACGCAAATCACCTATTGAATAAAAATGCTTAAATACAAAAGGCTTGTCATCCTTTTACAAGGAAAAGAACAGGCAAGCCTAATCTTGTTGTGTGTCAACAGTAATGTATTGTGGCTGTCAATAGAATACACACACTGCAGCCTGTAAGGTAATACTGCAGCCTTTTCTATCACTTTTTTGCTGGGAACAATGGAGTTGAAAAATGACTCCCATCACAATTCACAACTTTTCTCCCCTCAGCATTCAGAACATCTTGGGCTCATGAACTGATTCGGTTTCTGGACGGCCCTGGAGAGCTTTCTGTCTGGATCTAGAGCATCTTCTTTTTTCATCTCTGCAGCTTCTGTTGTCTCACTCCATCACCTATTTAGGTTCTATGCCCCCTCAATTCATCACAACACGGCTGGTTGTGGGGAAAAGGGGGAAAGTGCTTGTTGCTTGGAGGAAGACGGCTGTGCAGCGCCGGGCTGTGAAGCACTGATGTTTGATTCATAGTGACAACGCTGTGCCCGAGATCTGTTCTTATGGTGATCATTTTCCTCACAGAAGTGGAGGAATACATGCATAAACAAATCTGAGTTATATGCTCTTTTCTATCATACAGTATTCTAGGGACAACGTGATTATTATATCATGTTAATATCAGGAGATAAAAACATGCCAATAAAGTGTTTGTGTCTACAGTAAATAATAGCACACAGTCTGTTCGTCATAGAGACGCAGAGGACCGGAACCATACAGATGCAGTACATAGAGGTTGTGCATTTACAGCTCAACATTCACTTTTCTTCTATACTAAATGCAACTGCGCAAAAGCAGTAAATCCAGAGCAAATCTTAGGTGGACTGGGCGTGTGGCGGATAGAGGTCAGCTTGGCCCTCGGTGCCAGGCGTCTGTGGGGTAAACATCCTATTAGAGCCAGGGGAAGggtatgcgtgtgtgtttgtgggcgGAGGGGTACTTTACGTCTCTGTGGGCGTAAACATCACCTGGATGATTTCGGCACGCCGAGACAGGACAGTATAAAGGCACACAGGTGTTTGTGAACAGGCATAAGAGGAGGACACACCTAGACTGACTCAATCGATTGTGAActagagagacacagacagagagagaggagagaaggtcAAGCTGGATTTTTGCCATTCATCAACCTTTGGATGTGCATCAAACTACTTTCACTTCAAATTACAGAGGTGAGTTAAGTTCACTTTCATgttaacacatttcattttcagcTGAGTGTGACGTCCTTATGTGAGTATTTCAGATGCAATTCATTTCATAGGAAATATGATAGTCACTGTGAATGTTTtctataaagataaataaataaatgcaaataaattGAATGATTACATTAAACtacatttactttatttattagcTCATGAAGCTAGTTTGTACCTCACTGACAAATGAAAGCATTTACTACAAATAAGGCATTACGGCTCATTAGAGAAGTATTCCAGTAATCTCCCTTTTAAATCAAAAGTATTGCTAAACCCCTGCTGTGGCTGGAATTATGTAACAGTCACAAACCAATTTTATAATGCAAATAAGGAAATTAGATATTCATTAACAGATATTAGAATGAGCCTACAGTATTGAAGCATTATAATGAAAGGAAGTAGGTAGTTTAAAAAAGGTAATGAAGTCAAATATTGATCATCTGTGACACTTAACGGCAATTAATGCAAGAGAAGCCGCACTATTACTCACTAGCTCTTAGTTGTTTCAACTATAATGGATTTTTAGATTAGAGTGGGAACTGAGGTACACATTTTAAATCAGTCTGCAGGAAGAAGACATAACTCAAAGGTATCCAAGGTAAATCTAAATCTATTGGAAGGACAGAAGAGTCTCAAAGCTTTAAACCTGAAAGACATTTATTGTAATGATTCAGGGCCGATGCATTTAGACTGGCTCAATACAGTTAGTCAATGACTAGCATTAAAGGCACATTCAAAAGGTCTGTGTAAAgagaaaatacaagaaaaaagtcaaatagaatgtaaaaaaatgtacagtattgtCCTCTCAAGGACTCTTTGCATATACAGAGATTGCTAAACTGTGACCTCTGATGATTCTTAAGGTTGAAATGCTTTGACTCATGACAGTAAAGCCTTTTCAGAGTTAAAGCTATTTTGTGGATGCTCCCTAAGAGCTGACTTTCAGCTTCACATCTCCATTCCCAAAggtagtgtttttttgttgcaaagCCATACTTTAGAGTACCTTGTCAAACATACAATTAAAATACTAAATACCTGAAATTATTTCCGCACATATCTTGTTACGCTATGAAAACATGCTGACCTAATGATTAGGTGTGGAATGACTGGCTTTGCTTCCAAAGGATTAAAGCTTGCAACAACGTCCTACGCAGAGTGATTATGAGATTTCTCTTTGGTATAATGATGGGATGTGAGCTTTGagggttaaaaacaaaaacagaaactcaCTGCAGTGATCGTTTTGTAGTACTTCGCACTCCCTAACAAGCACGCCATGATCCAAATGGGTAGTTTGCATGACTTGGCAAGAACAGAGGCCATACTTGTTTGGAAACCTCTGTATAGCCAATACTGCCAGTTACCATCCATCAAGCACTGGAGTTATGGGAACTCAGAGCTTGAATAAAGTCAAAGATTGTTATGTCTGTGAGCAGCTGGCCTCCTGGCCGAGTTTGCCCAAATTATTTTAATGCCACGTTTATTTTTGCAGCCTTGAAACTGTAGCAAACAAAGCTGATCCTTGTGTTGAGACACTTGCACGGGACCAAagttatttagtttatttggAGCACTTATGTGTTACACTTCATTGGAAACTTTTGTTTCTCATTAACTTCAAGTCTTTGCTGCATCCACCCAGGATTGTAGCCTTTCAGTGAGGACTAAAACTGCAGTGGGACAGACTGTACATAAGTAGTAACCATGGGAAGAGGAAAGCATTTGGAGCAAGAAAACAGGAAAGATACTTACAGTATACAGAAGTTGGACAGGTTCTCACTGTATTTGATTATGCAATCTGTTTTCTTGATACTCAAAATACCCCCAATTTAAATAATGTTCCCCTCAATTTACCTTAAGCAGAGTTATTCCTTTCTTTTTGTAAGTCCTAAATATTATTGCATATACACCACCAACTGCGCATATATATCCTTTTTACCGTGGCACAATTTGTGCTTGCGTATCCTCCTTTTTACACCTCCCATTCAGCAGCGGACTGGCAGTGTCATCTTGACATTTTGCTGTTTGATTGTAGTGAATTAAGGATGCCTGACAGTTTTAGAGGGCCTGTGACCGGCTGACTAATTAAAGGACGGATACTGTTATAAAAAGCTATAACAAGTATGATTGATATCAGCATTTGTAACTCCAATTACATTTTCAGTCATTGTTGCTGGGTCCCAGGTGCAGTATCTGATTTGCTAGGACAAGTCAGCTATGTAAGTAGTAGTAGTGCATAGTAACTGTTTGTAATTTCATTACTGTTCACACAACAGCTTGATGACAATTTTCTACTCTGTGCTTATAGATGctgttcctgttttattgtctTATAGGTCGTGGGCTTGTAGAAAATGTTTGGATACTTGAACAAACGTATCCAGGACTATCTGGTGGAGCGAAAAAGCCGCAGGACCAGACTAGTTACCAAAGATGGCCGCTGCAACATTGAATACGGAAACATCAGGTACAGCACACACTTATCCTTCCTGGCGGACTTCTGGACCACCTTTGTGGAGATCCGGTGGCGTTttgtcctcttcctcttcatcgcTTCCTTCACCCTCAGCTGGTTCATTTTTGGCCTGCTGTGGTACTGGATTTCCCGCAGTAATGGAGACTTGACGTGGCAAAACCCCAAACCAGACCACACTCCATGTGTTGATAACGTTGTAGGACTCACCACAGCGTTCCTTTACTCCCTCGAGACCCAGACGACTATTGGGTATGGTGGCCGAGCGCTCACCCCTCTCTGCCCCGGCGCTGTGGCCCTTCTCATCATCCAGTCCCTCCTCGGAGCCATCATCAACTGCTTCATGTGTGGAGTCATCCTGTCCAAAATCTCTTTACCCAAAAAGAGGGCAAAGACCATCGCATTCAGTGACATGGCCGTCATCAGCCCCAAAAATGGTTCTCTTTCTCTGTCGATCAGAGTGGCCAACCTGCGCAAGACCCTGATGATTGGCAGCCAGATCTACGGCAAGTTGCTGAGGACAACAAACACGCCTGATGGGGAGACAATCATCATGGACCAGGTGAACATTGACTTCATGGTGGACTCCGGGAAGGACAACCTCTTCTTCGTGTGTCCTCTCACGCTCTACCACATCATCGACAAGAGTAGCCCCTTCTTCGAGATGGCGGTGGACACGCTCTACAATCAAGAGTTTGAGCTTGTCGTCTTCCTAGACGGCACCGCAGAGTCCACCAGCTCTGCCTGCCAAGTCCGGACCTCCTTT
The Sebastes fasciatus isolate fSebFas1 chromosome 7, fSebFas1.pri, whole genome shotgun sequence genome window above contains:
- the LOC141771357 gene encoding ATP-sensitive inward rectifier potassium channel 1-like, which gives rise to MFGYLNKRIQDYLVERKSRRTRLVTKDGRCNIEYGNIRYSTHLSFLADFWTTFVEIRWRFVLFLFIASFTLSWFIFGLLWYWISRSNGDLTWQNPKPDHTPCVDNVVGLTTAFLYSLETQTTIGYGGRALTPLCPGAVALLIIQSLLGAIINCFMCGVILSKISLPKKRAKTIAFSDMAVISPKNGSLSLSIRVANLRKTLMIGSQIYGKLLRTTNTPDGETIIMDQVNIDFMVDSGKDNLFFVCPLTLYHIIDKSSPFFEMAVDTLYNQEFELVVFLDGTAESTSSACQVRTSFIPQEIMWGYNFLPIISRSKEGKYRVDFSNFSKVAPVATAHCAYCFHNIKGHHHHSRAGHENQGFEVIDINDPPNVTKM